One genomic region from Nymphaea colorata isolate Beijing-Zhang1983 chromosome 12, ASM883128v2, whole genome shotgun sequence encodes:
- the LOC116265999 gene encoding uncharacterized protein LOC116265999 has protein sequence MMGRTAKSPNAGLLQLLLLLLFLGAVSPKHHGNPANEIVEIINANRTSNKLPILNNNPGLGCMALQYIMECGGNCSRNNTSSCTPPEVDITEVFAPNCGVELPTIDIISGRLVGCNWNYLDPLEAYAAVLVPDNKTLSILYQKNHTEVGVGLGRTGNKKPFFWCILFSSGPSNSTFVVDSKEMVKQKHGCFSGIGSTCNSSSKLSSMSGLSSCLLLVFIYFCSLCFNI, from the exons ATGATGGGGAGGACAGCTAAAAGTCCCAATGCCGGTCTCCTGCAGCTGCTGCTACTGCTCTTGTTTCTCGGTGCAGTTTCCCCAAAACACcatg GAAATCCTGCTAATGAGATTGTTGAAATAATTAATGCCAACCGCACATCCAACAAGTTACCAATACTGAATAACAATCCTGGTCTGGGTTGCATGGCCTTACAGTATATAATGGAATGTGGAGGAAACTGCAGTAGGAACAACACCTCAAGCTGTACACCCCCTGAGGTTGACATTACCGAGGTCTTTGCTCCCAATTGTGGTGTAGAGCTACCAACTATCGACATCATATCTGGTCGCCTAGTTGGATGTAATTGGAATTATCTTGACCCGTTGGAAGCATATGCTGCTGTCCTGGTTCCAGACAACAAGACACTCTCTATTTTATATCAGAAGAATCACACTGAAGTTGGGGTTGGACTTGGTAGAACAGGTAATAAAAAGCCATTCTTTTGGTGTATCCTATTCAGCAGCGGGCCATCCAATTCCACATTTGTCGTTGATAGTAAAGAAATGGTCAAGCAGAAGCATGGGTGCTTTAGCGGGATTGGTAGCACCTGTAATTCTAGTTCCAAACTTTCTTCTATGTCTGGCTTATCTAgttgtcttcttcttgtatttatttatttttgttccttgtgttttaacatttaa